Part of the Apis mellifera strain DH4 linkage group LG16, Amel_HAv3.1, whole genome shotgun sequence genome, gaacgtAGCGCACtcgaatcttaaaaaaaaaaagtagggCAGTTTTGCCAGAGGTAGAtagatatatcgaaattagGGTATTCGTGGCGGAACCAGCTTATTCACCACAGTTTTGACATTTGATGATGGCCAAGCCGAAGACGAAGAGAACAGTTTGCCGCATATGGACGGTTTCCAGAGCAAGCTTCCACCTGGAATTCTTCCCCACGGTTTGCCACAAGTTAAGGAAGTGCAGCCAGCTGTTACGCAAGTGGAgcaagagaaggaaaaggagaaaccTAAAGAAGGTAACTTTTTTTCCCCGCgtttgaaatatatcgatcCTTAATGGCcccaattatcattattattattaccattattgttataaatccACAGTACAAGAACTGAGCGAAGAGGAGAAACAAATGATAATACTCTCTGAAGATTTCCAACGATTCCTCGATCGTACCAGTAGAATTGTAGAAAGAGCATTAGGGGAATCGGTTAATATTTATAGCGATTACACCGGCACTATGGATGGCGAGGATGGGATGTgagtatacgtatataaatatatacatttaagataaatatcgTTCTCATGATTCGATTTCACAGGGACGAGAAGAATCATCAACGTTTATGGTTGAATCGGTGGTTCTTCTGCGATCGATGGTCCCGCAATCGGTGCGTGACCTCTATGGACTGGTCGCCCCAGTTTCCAGAGCTGCTCGCAGCCTCGTACAACAACAACGATGACACTCCTAACGATCCCGACGGGGTGTGCCTGGTTTGGAACACAAAGTTCAAGAAAACCACGCCAGAGTTCATTTTTCATTGTCAATCTCCAGTCATGTCCACCACCTTCGCAAGATTTCATCCTAATTTAATCCTAGGGGGCACTTATTCCGGACAGATCGTACTCTGGGATAACAGAGTACAGAAGAGAACTCCTATTCAACGTACTCCGTTATCGGCAAGCGCACATACCGTAAGCTATCCGACAATTATTctacataatatatgtatatatatgttgttattataattaacagtaAGAATAACGTTAATAACATTAAGAATAACGTTTTTCTCTAGCATCCCGTGTACTGTTTGAACGTTGTTGGGGCACAAAACGCGCAcaatttaataagtatatcGACGGATGGAAAATTGTGTTCCTGGAGTTTGGACATGTTGTCGCAACCGCAGGAAACGTTGGATCTTCACACGAAACAATCGAAAGCAATTGCGGCCACTTGTTTAGCATTCCCCCATGGCGACGTTAATAATTTCGTTGTGGGTAGCGAGGAAGGAACCGTGTATTCtggtgaataaatttttaaatctaatcaaACGCCCACGTTTATGGAAATTATCACGACTGTTTCTTCATTATTAGCTTGTCGCCACGGTACAAAAGCAGGCGTATTGGAGACTTACGAAGGTCATCAAGGACCAGTTACAGGAATTAGCGCGCACGCTGTACAAGGTGGAATAGATTTCTCGCATCTGTTCTTAACGTCGTCCATCGATTGGACGATCAAACTGTGGAGCCTGAAAGAAAGCAAGCCTCTATACTCATTCGAACATAATGGCGATTACGTTTATGATGTTGCGTGGTCGCCTACCCATCCGGCTCTGTTCGCCGCTGTAGATGACTCAGGACGATTAGACTTGTGGAATCTTAATCAAGATACTGAAGTACCTACGGCTAGTATTGTAATTAATGGGTGTCCGGCTCTTAACAGAGTTTCATGGACACCGAGTGGTTTACACGTAACTGTCGGTGATGATTCTGGAAAGATTTGGGTGTACGACGTTGCCGAGGTAAGATCAAACGTATAAGATCAACCTCGCGttgatctttattttattttaatttaataatatttactgaataatgaataacaatgagcaatattgaatatttacgtttttttttttttaacatagcATTTGGCACATCCAAGAATTGatgaatggaataaatttttgtacacTCAGCAAGAGTTGAAGCATAACAAAGCCGACGAAGAATTGCATAAACTTAATTTAAGGGAACCTACTTCTTTAACTTCCATACCTCCGCTGTTAACGACATGCCCTCTCAGATAAaggtataattcttttttttttaaattattgctaaAGTCGGCttgaatactttaaatataaaaaatcaaatgaattaACGAGTAACGAATAATcacacacaaaaaaaaaagatcgtaacagaaatgaaaaaaaaaaaaaaagaagtgtaTTCTACTAACTATAATTTATAGGTGTATTTCTTAATCAAAACACCTTTGttctttgtataaaattattaaacagcAATAGCAACGTATTAGCAGTTTGTTTGTGAGCAATTGCTGTGCATTCGAATGGCTATAAATTCCACATGTCCAATAGAAGTAATATAGTATCTTTACCGAAAAACTTTATCTCATTAGATTATTAAGGATGTGTGTACAACATATCTGtgcatgtaaataataaatgctgTGAAGCACgatttataaatcgatatatcgcaaggaaataattagaaaaaatttgacaGTATcggataaattataacatgcatcagataaattgta contains:
- the LOC413409 gene encoding cytoplasmic dynein 1 intermediate chain isoform X4 — translated: MMSDRKAELERKKAKLQAIREEKERRRREKEQKDVEEATVRAAGADKDHRKELDAMLSSLGVAPVSDVLSSLSSMNSLTPEQSANATPDASLQPSSINSAQSISARKKNRELTIVSVAHTNIPPKEPVVYTKQTQTIQTSHTSHDGLSASSSAYTIYSSCSTTTPTHSYSAGYFETDWWRPRKAHAFDYYDEYNLNPGLEWEDEFTVLTFDDGQAEDEENSLPHMDGFQSKLPPGILPHGLPQVKEVQPAVTQVEQEKEKEKPKEVQELSEEEKQMIILSEDFQRFLDRTSRIVERALGESVNIYSDYTGTMDGEDGMDEKNHQRLWLNRWFFCDRWSRNRCVTSMDWSPQFPELLAASYNNNDDTPNDPDGVCLVWNTKFKKTTPEFIFHCQSPVMSTTFARFHPNLILGGTYSGQIVLWDNRVQKRTPIQRTPLSASAHTHPVYCLNVVGAQNAHNLISISTDGKLCSWSLDMLSQPQETLDLHTKQSKAIAATCLAFPHGDVNNFVVGSEEGTVYSACRHGTKAGVLETYEGHQGPVTGISAHAVQGGIDFSHLFLTSSIDWTIKLWSLKESKPLYSFEHNGDYVYDVAWSPTHPALFAAVDDSGRLDLWNLNQDTEVPTASIVINGCPALNRVSWTPSGLHVTVGDDSGKIWVYDVAEHLAHPRIDEWNKFLYTQQELKHNKADEELHKLNLREPTSLTSIPPLLTTCPLR
- the LOC413409 gene encoding cytoplasmic dynein 1 intermediate chain isoform X32 gives rise to the protein MMSDRKAELERKKAKLQAIREEKERRRREKEQKDVEEATVRAAGADKDHRKELDAMLSSLGVAPVSDVLSSLSSMNSLTPEQSANATPDASLQPSSINSAQSISARKKNRELTIVSVAHTNIPPKEPVVYTKQTQTIQTSHTSHDAHAFDYYVLTFDDGQAEDEENSLPHMDGFQSKLPPGILPHGLPQVKEVQPAVTQVEQEKEKEKPKEVQELSEEEKQMIILSEDFQRFLDRTSRIVERALGESVNIYSDYTGTMDGEDGMDEKNHQRLWLNRWFFCDRWSRNRCVTSMDWSPQFPELLAASYNNNDDTPNDPDGVCLVWNTKFKKTTPEFIFHCQSPVMSTTFARFHPNLILGGTYSGQIVLWDNRVQKRTPIQRTPLSASAHTHPVYCLNVVGAQNAHNLISISTDGKLCSWSLDMLSQPQETLDLHTKQSKAIAATCLAFPHGDVNNFVVGSEEGTVYSACRHGTKAGVLETYEGHQGPVTGISAHAVQGGIDFSHLFLTSSIDWTIKLWSLKESKPLYSFEHNGDYVYDVAWSPTHPALFAAVDDSGRLDLWNLNQDTEVPTASIVINGCPALNRVSWTPSGLHVTVGDDSGKIWVYDVAEHLAHPRIDEWNKFLYTQQELKHNKADEELHKLNLREPTSLTSIPPLLTTCPLR
- the LOC413409 gene encoding cytoplasmic dynein 1 intermediate chain isoform X27, producing MMSDRKAELERKKAKLQAIREEKERRRREKEQKDVEEATVRAAGADKDHRKELDAMLSSLGVAPVSDVLSSLSSMNSLTPEQSANATPDASLQPSSINSAQSISARKKNRELTIVSVAHTNIPPKEPVVYTKQTQTIQTSHTSHDDEYNLNPGLEWEDEFTVLTFDDGQAEDEENSLPHMDGFQSKLPPGILPHGLPQVKEVQPAVTQVEQEKEKEKPKEVQELSEEEKQMIILSEDFQRFLDRTSRIVERALGESVNIYSDYTGTMDGEDGMDEKNHQRLWLNRWFFCDRWSRNRCVTSMDWSPQFPELLAASYNNNDDTPNDPDGVCLVWNTKFKKTTPEFIFHCQSPVMSTTFARFHPNLILGGTYSGQIVLWDNRVQKRTPIQRTPLSASAHTHPVYCLNVVGAQNAHNLISISTDGKLCSWSLDMLSQPQETLDLHTKQSKAIAATCLAFPHGDVNNFVVGSEEGTVYSACRHGTKAGVLETYEGHQGPVTGISAHAVQGGIDFSHLFLTSSIDWTIKLWSLKESKPLYSFEHNGDYVYDVAWSPTHPALFAAVDDSGRLDLWNLNQDTEVPTASIVINGCPALNRVSWTPSGLHVTVGDDSGKIWVYDVAEHLAHPRIDEWNKFLYTQQELKHNKADEELHKLNLREPTSLTSIPPLLTTCPLR
- the LOC413409 gene encoding cytoplasmic dynein 1 intermediate chain isoform X26, with translation MMSDRKAELERKKAKLQAIREEKERRRREKEQKDVEEATVRAAGADKDHRKELDAMLSSLGVAPVSDVLSSLSSMNSLTPEQSANATPDASLQPSSINSAQSISARKKNRELTIVSVAHTNIPPKEPVVYTKQTQTIQTSHTSHDGYFETDWWRPRKAHAFDYYVLTFDDGQAEDEENSLPHMDGFQSKLPPGILPHGLPQVKEVQPAVTQVEQEKEKEKPKEVQELSEEEKQMIILSEDFQRFLDRTSRIVERALGESVNIYSDYTGTMDGEDGMDEKNHQRLWLNRWFFCDRWSRNRCVTSMDWSPQFPELLAASYNNNDDTPNDPDGVCLVWNTKFKKTTPEFIFHCQSPVMSTTFARFHPNLILGGTYSGQIVLWDNRVQKRTPIQRTPLSASAHTHPVYCLNVVGAQNAHNLISISTDGKLCSWSLDMLSQPQETLDLHTKQSKAIAATCLAFPHGDVNNFVVGSEEGTVYSACRHGTKAGVLETYEGHQGPVTGISAHAVQGGIDFSHLFLTSSIDWTIKLWSLKESKPLYSFEHNGDYVYDVAWSPTHPALFAAVDDSGRLDLWNLNQDTEVPTASIVINGCPALNRVSWTPSGLHVTVGDDSGKIWVYDVAEHLAHPRIDEWNKFLYTQQELKHNKADEELHKLNLREPTSLTSIPPLLTTCPLR
- the LOC413409 gene encoding cytoplasmic dynein 1 intermediate chain isoform X23 — translated: MMSDRKAELERKKAKLQAIREEKERRRREKEQKDVEEATVRAAGADKDHRKELDAMLSSLGVAPVSDVLSSLSSMNSLTPEQSANATPDASLQPSSINSAQSISARKKNRELTIVSVAHTNIPPKEPVVYTKQTQTIQTSHTSHDAHAFDYYDEYNLNPGLEWEDEFTVLTFDDGQAEDEENSLPHMDGFQSKLPPGILPHGLPQVKEVQPAVTQVEQEKEKEKPKEVQELSEEEKQMIILSEDFQRFLDRTSRIVERALGESVNIYSDYTGTMDGEDGMDEKNHQRLWLNRWFFCDRWSRNRCVTSMDWSPQFPELLAASYNNNDDTPNDPDGVCLVWNTKFKKTTPEFIFHCQSPVMSTTFARFHPNLILGGTYSGQIVLWDNRVQKRTPIQRTPLSASAHTHPVYCLNVVGAQNAHNLISISTDGKLCSWSLDMLSQPQETLDLHTKQSKAIAATCLAFPHGDVNNFVVGSEEGTVYSACRHGTKAGVLETYEGHQGPVTGISAHAVQGGIDFSHLFLTSSIDWTIKLWSLKESKPLYSFEHNGDYVYDVAWSPTHPALFAAVDDSGRLDLWNLNQDTEVPTASIVINGCPALNRVSWTPSGLHVTVGDDSGKIWVYDVAEHLAHPRIDEWNKFLYTQQELKHNKADEELHKLNLREPTSLTSIPPLLTTCPLR
- the LOC413409 gene encoding cytoplasmic dynein 1 intermediate chain isoform X25, whose protein sequence is MMSDRKAELERKKAKLQAIREEKERRRREKEQKDVEEATVRAAGADKDHRKELDAMLSSLGVAPVSDVLSSLSSMNSLTPEQSANATPDASLQPSSINSAQSISARKKNRELTIVSVAHTNIPPKEPVVYTKQTQTIQTSHTSHDGYFETDWWRPRKGGSAPNYLFLTFDDGQAEDEENSLPHMDGFQSKLPPGILPHGLPQVKEVQPAVTQVEQEKEKEKPKEVQELSEEEKQMIILSEDFQRFLDRTSRIVERALGESVNIYSDYTGTMDGEDGMDEKNHQRLWLNRWFFCDRWSRNRCVTSMDWSPQFPELLAASYNNNDDTPNDPDGVCLVWNTKFKKTTPEFIFHCQSPVMSTTFARFHPNLILGGTYSGQIVLWDNRVQKRTPIQRTPLSASAHTHPVYCLNVVGAQNAHNLISISTDGKLCSWSLDMLSQPQETLDLHTKQSKAIAATCLAFPHGDVNNFVVGSEEGTVYSACRHGTKAGVLETYEGHQGPVTGISAHAVQGGIDFSHLFLTSSIDWTIKLWSLKESKPLYSFEHNGDYVYDVAWSPTHPALFAAVDDSGRLDLWNLNQDTEVPTASIVINGCPALNRVSWTPSGLHVTVGDDSGKIWVYDVAEHLAHPRIDEWNKFLYTQQELKHNKADEELHKLNLREPTSLTSIPPLLTTCPLR
- the LOC413409 gene encoding cytoplasmic dynein 1 intermediate chain isoform X13; amino-acid sequence: MMSDRKAELERKKAKLQAIREEKERRRREKEQKDVEEATVRAAGADKDHRKELDAMLSSLGVAPVSDVLSSLSSMNSLTPEQSANATPDASLQPSSINSAQSISARKKNRELTIVSVAHTNIPPKEPVVYTKQTQTIQTSHTSHDGLSASSSAYTIYSSCSTTTPTHSYSAGYFETDWWRPRKVLTFDDGQAEDEENSLPHMDGFQSKLPPGILPHGLPQVKEVQPAVTQVEQEKEKEKPKEVQELSEEEKQMIILSEDFQRFLDRTSRIVERALGESVNIYSDYTGTMDGEDGMDEKNHQRLWLNRWFFCDRWSRNRCVTSMDWSPQFPELLAASYNNNDDTPNDPDGVCLVWNTKFKKTTPEFIFHCQSPVMSTTFARFHPNLILGGTYSGQIVLWDNRVQKRTPIQRTPLSASAHTHPVYCLNVVGAQNAHNLISISTDGKLCSWSLDMLSQPQETLDLHTKQSKAIAATCLAFPHGDVNNFVVGSEEGTVYSACRHGTKAGVLETYEGHQGPVTGISAHAVQGGIDFSHLFLTSSIDWTIKLWSLKESKPLYSFEHNGDYVYDVAWSPTHPALFAAVDDSGRLDLWNLNQDTEVPTASIVINGCPALNRVSWTPSGLHVTVGDDSGKIWVYDVAEHLAHPRIDEWNKFLYTQQELKHNKADEELHKLNLREPTSLTSIPPLLTTCPLR
- the LOC413409 gene encoding cytoplasmic dynein 1 intermediate chain isoform X1; protein product: MMSDRKAELERKKAKLQAIREEKERRRREKEQKDVEEATVRAAGADKDHRKELDAMLSSLGVAPVSDVLSSLSSMNSLTPEQSANATPDASLQPSSINSAQSISARKKNRELTIVSVAHTNIPPKEPVVYTKQTQTIQTSHTSHDGLSASSSAYTIYSSCSTTTPTHSYSAGYFETDWWRPRKGGSAPNYLSHAFDYYDEYNLNPGLEWEDEFTVLTFDDGQAEDEENSLPHMDGFQSKLPPGILPHGLPQVKEVQPAVTQVEQEKEKEKPKEVQELSEEEKQMIILSEDFQRFLDRTSRIVERALGESVNIYSDYTGTMDGEDGMDEKNHQRLWLNRWFFCDRWSRNRCVTSMDWSPQFPELLAASYNNNDDTPNDPDGVCLVWNTKFKKTTPEFIFHCQSPVMSTTFARFHPNLILGGTYSGQIVLWDNRVQKRTPIQRTPLSASAHTHPVYCLNVVGAQNAHNLISISTDGKLCSWSLDMLSQPQETLDLHTKQSKAIAATCLAFPHGDVNNFVVGSEEGTVYSACRHGTKAGVLETYEGHQGPVTGISAHAVQGGIDFSHLFLTSSIDWTIKLWSLKESKPLYSFEHNGDYVYDVAWSPTHPALFAAVDDSGRLDLWNLNQDTEVPTASIVINGCPALNRVSWTPSGLHVTVGDDSGKIWVYDVAEHLAHPRIDEWNKFLYTQQELKHNKADEELHKLNLREPTSLTSIPPLLTTCPLR
- the LOC413409 gene encoding cytoplasmic dynein 1 intermediate chain isoform X17, giving the protein MMSDRKAELERKKAKLQAIREEKERRRREKEQKDVEEATVRAAGADKDHRKELDAMLSSLGVAPVSDVLSSLSSMNSLTPEQSANATPDASLQPSSINSAQSISARKKNRELTIVSVAHTNIPPKEPVVYTKQTQTIQTSHTSHDGYFETDWWRPRKAHAFDYYDEYNLNPGLEWEDEFTVLTFDDGQAEDEENSLPHMDGFQSKLPPGILPHGLPQVKEVQPAVTQVEQEKEKEKPKEVQELSEEEKQMIILSEDFQRFLDRTSRIVERALGESVNIYSDYTGTMDGEDGMDEKNHQRLWLNRWFFCDRWSRNRCVTSMDWSPQFPELLAASYNNNDDTPNDPDGVCLVWNTKFKKTTPEFIFHCQSPVMSTTFARFHPNLILGGTYSGQIVLWDNRVQKRTPIQRTPLSASAHTHPVYCLNVVGAQNAHNLISISTDGKLCSWSLDMLSQPQETLDLHTKQSKAIAATCLAFPHGDVNNFVVGSEEGTVYSACRHGTKAGVLETYEGHQGPVTGISAHAVQGGIDFSHLFLTSSIDWTIKLWSLKESKPLYSFEHNGDYVYDVAWSPTHPALFAAVDDSGRLDLWNLNQDTEVPTASIVINGCPALNRVSWTPSGLHVTVGDDSGKIWVYDVAEHLAHPRIDEWNKFLYTQQELKHNKADEELHKLNLREPTSLTSIPPLLTTCPLR
- the LOC413409 gene encoding cytoplasmic dynein 1 intermediate chain isoform X11, which gives rise to MMSDRKAELERKKAKLQAIREEKERRRREKEQKDVEEATVRAAGADKDHRKELDAMLSSLGVAPVSDVLSSLSSMNSLTPEQSANATPDASLQPSSINSAQSISARKKNRELTIVSVAHTNIPPKEPVVYTKQTQTIQTSHTSHDGLSASSSAYTIYSSCSTTTPTHSYSAGYFETDWWRPRKAHAFDYYVLTFDDGQAEDEENSLPHMDGFQSKLPPGILPHGLPQVKEVQPAVTQVEQEKEKEKPKEVQELSEEEKQMIILSEDFQRFLDRTSRIVERALGESVNIYSDYTGTMDGEDGMDEKNHQRLWLNRWFFCDRWSRNRCVTSMDWSPQFPELLAASYNNNDDTPNDPDGVCLVWNTKFKKTTPEFIFHCQSPVMSTTFARFHPNLILGGTYSGQIVLWDNRVQKRTPIQRTPLSASAHTHPVYCLNVVGAQNAHNLISISTDGKLCSWSLDMLSQPQETLDLHTKQSKAIAATCLAFPHGDVNNFVVGSEEGTVYSACRHGTKAGVLETYEGHQGPVTGISAHAVQGGIDFSHLFLTSSIDWTIKLWSLKESKPLYSFEHNGDYVYDVAWSPTHPALFAAVDDSGRLDLWNLNQDTEVPTASIVINGCPALNRVSWTPSGLHVTVGDDSGKIWVYDVAEHLAHPRIDEWNKFLYTQQELKHNKADEELHKLNLREPTSLTSIPPLLTTCPLR
- the LOC413409 gene encoding cytoplasmic dynein 1 intermediate chain isoform X6, whose translation is MMSDRKAELERKKAKLQAIREEKERRRREKEQKDVEEATVRAAGADKDHRKELDAMLSSLGVAPVSDVLSSLSSMNSLTPEQSANATPDASLQPSSINSAQSISARKKNRELTIVSVAHTNIPPKEPVVYTKQTQTIQTSHTSHDGLSASSSAYTIYSSCSTTTPTHSYSAGYFETDWWRPRKDEYNLNPGLEWEDEFTVLTFDDGQAEDEENSLPHMDGFQSKLPPGILPHGLPQVKEVQPAVTQVEQEKEKEKPKEVQELSEEEKQMIILSEDFQRFLDRTSRIVERALGESVNIYSDYTGTMDGEDGMDEKNHQRLWLNRWFFCDRWSRNRCVTSMDWSPQFPELLAASYNNNDDTPNDPDGVCLVWNTKFKKTTPEFIFHCQSPVMSTTFARFHPNLILGGTYSGQIVLWDNRVQKRTPIQRTPLSASAHTHPVYCLNVVGAQNAHNLISISTDGKLCSWSLDMLSQPQETLDLHTKQSKAIAATCLAFPHGDVNNFVVGSEEGTVYSACRHGTKAGVLETYEGHQGPVTGISAHAVQGGIDFSHLFLTSSIDWTIKLWSLKESKPLYSFEHNGDYVYDVAWSPTHPALFAAVDDSGRLDLWNLNQDTEVPTASIVINGCPALNRVSWTPSGLHVTVGDDSGKIWVYDVAEHLAHPRIDEWNKFLYTQQELKHNKADEELHKLNLREPTSLTSIPPLLTTCPLR
- the LOC413409 gene encoding cytoplasmic dynein 1 intermediate chain isoform X10, whose product is MMSDRKAELERKKAKLQAIREEKERRRREKEQKDVEEATVRAAGADKDHRKELDAMLSSLGVAPVSDVLSSLSSMNSLTPEQSANATPDASLQPSSINSAQSISARKKNRELTIVSVAHTNIPPKEPVVYTKQTQTIQTSHTSHDGLSASSSAYTIYSSCSTTTPTHSYSAGYFETDWWRPRKGGSAPNYLFLTFDDGQAEDEENSLPHMDGFQSKLPPGILPHGLPQVKEVQPAVTQVEQEKEKEKPKEVQELSEEEKQMIILSEDFQRFLDRTSRIVERALGESVNIYSDYTGTMDGEDGMDEKNHQRLWLNRWFFCDRWSRNRCVTSMDWSPQFPELLAASYNNNDDTPNDPDGVCLVWNTKFKKTTPEFIFHCQSPVMSTTFARFHPNLILGGTYSGQIVLWDNRVQKRTPIQRTPLSASAHTHPVYCLNVVGAQNAHNLISISTDGKLCSWSLDMLSQPQETLDLHTKQSKAIAATCLAFPHGDVNNFVVGSEEGTVYSACRHGTKAGVLETYEGHQGPVTGISAHAVQGGIDFSHLFLTSSIDWTIKLWSLKESKPLYSFEHNGDYVYDVAWSPTHPALFAAVDDSGRLDLWNLNQDTEVPTASIVINGCPALNRVSWTPSGLHVTVGDDSGKIWVYDVAEHLAHPRIDEWNKFLYTQQELKHNKADEELHKLNLREPTSLTSIPPLLTTCPLR
- the LOC413409 gene encoding cytoplasmic dynein 1 intermediate chain isoform X20; translated protein: MMSDRKAELERKKAKLQAIREEKERRRREKEQKDVEEATVRAAGADKDHRKELDAMLSSLGVAPVSDVLSSLSSMNSLTPEQSANATPDASLQPSSINSAQSISARKKNRELTIVSVAHTNIPPKEPVVYTKQTQTIQTSHTSHDGYFETDWWRPRKDEYNLNPGLEWEDEFTVLTFDDGQAEDEENSLPHMDGFQSKLPPGILPHGLPQVKEVQPAVTQVEQEKEKEKPKEVQELSEEEKQMIILSEDFQRFLDRTSRIVERALGESVNIYSDYTGTMDGEDGMDEKNHQRLWLNRWFFCDRWSRNRCVTSMDWSPQFPELLAASYNNNDDTPNDPDGVCLVWNTKFKKTTPEFIFHCQSPVMSTTFARFHPNLILGGTYSGQIVLWDNRVQKRTPIQRTPLSASAHTHPVYCLNVVGAQNAHNLISISTDGKLCSWSLDMLSQPQETLDLHTKQSKAIAATCLAFPHGDVNNFVVGSEEGTVYSACRHGTKAGVLETYEGHQGPVTGISAHAVQGGIDFSHLFLTSSIDWTIKLWSLKESKPLYSFEHNGDYVYDVAWSPTHPALFAAVDDSGRLDLWNLNQDTEVPTASIVINGCPALNRVSWTPSGLHVTVGDDSGKIWVYDVAEHLAHPRIDEWNKFLYTQQELKHNKADEELHKLNLREPTSLTSIPPLLTTCPLR
- the LOC413409 gene encoding cytoplasmic dynein 1 intermediate chain isoform X34 codes for the protein MMSDRKAELERKKAKLQAIREEKERRRREKEQKDVEEATVRAAGADKDHRKELDAMLSSLGVAPVSDVLSSLSSMNSLTPEQSANATPDASLQPSSINSAQSISARKKNRELTIVSVAHTNIPPKEPVVYTKQTQTIQTSHTSHDVLTFDDGQAEDEENSLPHMDGFQSKLPPGILPHGLPQVKEVQPAVTQVEQEKEKEKPKEVQELSEEEKQMIILSEDFQRFLDRTSRIVERALGESVNIYSDYTGTMDGEDGMDEKNHQRLWLNRWFFCDRWSRNRCVTSMDWSPQFPELLAASYNNNDDTPNDPDGVCLVWNTKFKKTTPEFIFHCQSPVMSTTFARFHPNLILGGTYSGQIVLWDNRVQKRTPIQRTPLSASAHTHPVYCLNVVGAQNAHNLISISTDGKLCSWSLDMLSQPQETLDLHTKQSKAIAATCLAFPHGDVNNFVVGSEEGTVYSACRHGTKAGVLETYEGHQGPVTGISAHAVQGGIDFSHLFLTSSIDWTIKLWSLKESKPLYSFEHNGDYVYDVAWSPTHPALFAAVDDSGRLDLWNLNQDTEVPTASIVINGCPALNRVSWTPSGLHVTVGDDSGKIWVYDVAEHLAHPRIDEWNKFLYTQQELKHNKADEELHKLNLREPTSLTSIPPLLTTCPLR
- the LOC413409 gene encoding cytoplasmic dynein 1 intermediate chain isoform X12, translated to MMSDRKAELERKKAKLQAIREEKERRRREKEQKDVEEATVRAAGADKDHRKELDAMLSSLGVAPVSDVLSSLSSMNSLTPEQSANATPDASLQPSSINSAQSISARKKNRELTIVSVAHTNIPPKEPVVYTKQTQTIQTSHTSHDGYFETDWWRPRKGGSAPNYLSHAFDYYDEYNLNPGLEWEDEFTVLTFDDGQAEDEENSLPHMDGFQSKLPPGILPHGLPQVKEVQPAVTQVEQEKEKEKPKEVQELSEEEKQMIILSEDFQRFLDRTSRIVERALGESVNIYSDYTGTMDGEDGMDEKNHQRLWLNRWFFCDRWSRNRCVTSMDWSPQFPELLAASYNNNDDTPNDPDGVCLVWNTKFKKTTPEFIFHCQSPVMSTTFARFHPNLILGGTYSGQIVLWDNRVQKRTPIQRTPLSASAHTHPVYCLNVVGAQNAHNLISISTDGKLCSWSLDMLSQPQETLDLHTKQSKAIAATCLAFPHGDVNNFVVGSEEGTVYSACRHGTKAGVLETYEGHQGPVTGISAHAVQGGIDFSHLFLTSSIDWTIKLWSLKESKPLYSFEHNGDYVYDVAWSPTHPALFAAVDDSGRLDLWNLNQDTEVPTASIVINGCPALNRVSWTPSGLHVTVGDDSGKIWVYDVAEHLAHPRIDEWNKFLYTQQELKHNKADEELHKLNLREPTSLTSIPPLLTTCPLR
- the LOC413409 gene encoding cytoplasmic dynein 1 intermediate chain isoform X22 → MMSDRKAELERKKAKLQAIREEKERRRREKEQKDVEEATVRAAGADKDHRKELDAMLSSLGVAPVSDVLSSLSSMNSLTPEQSANATPDASLQPSSINSAQSISARKKNRELTIVSVAHTNIPPKEPVVYTKQTQTIQTSHTSHDGYFETDWWRPRKGGSAPNYLSHAFDYYVLTFDDGQAEDEENSLPHMDGFQSKLPPGILPHGLPQVKEVQPAVTQVEQEKEKEKPKEVQELSEEEKQMIILSEDFQRFLDRTSRIVERALGESVNIYSDYTGTMDGEDGMDEKNHQRLWLNRWFFCDRWSRNRCVTSMDWSPQFPELLAASYNNNDDTPNDPDGVCLVWNTKFKKTTPEFIFHCQSPVMSTTFARFHPNLILGGTYSGQIVLWDNRVQKRTPIQRTPLSASAHTHPVYCLNVVGAQNAHNLISISTDGKLCSWSLDMLSQPQETLDLHTKQSKAIAATCLAFPHGDVNNFVVGSEEGTVYSACRHGTKAGVLETYEGHQGPVTGISAHAVQGGIDFSHLFLTSSIDWTIKLWSLKESKPLYSFEHNGDYVYDVAWSPTHPALFAAVDDSGRLDLWNLNQDTEVPTASIVINGCPALNRVSWTPSGLHVTVGDDSGKIWVYDVAEHLAHPRIDEWNKFLYTQQELKHNKADEELHKLNLREPTSLTSIPPLLTTCPLR